Below is a genomic region from Miscanthus floridulus cultivar M001 chromosome 1, ASM1932011v1, whole genome shotgun sequence.
GCCCGTGTCTCGGCTGCGTTCAATGCCCCTCTTGCCCGTGCAGTCGTCTTTGGGGTCCATATTGATGGTAATCCCTCTTTCCTCATGGATTTTCATAAGGTGGGTTGGTTGGGCTCACATTCAGTGGTGACGTGATTTTTCAGGGCACTTGGTCGTGGAAGGGCTGCTTATTGCAGTCATTGTGTTTCAGCTCTTCAGGAAGAGCTACAAACCGCCAAAGAAGCCACTCACTGAAAAGGTCAGGTGTTCTTCTGCTCGTTCCTAACTACTAGAACCAGTTACTACTTAATAGTGGAAAATATAGTTCTTGTCGTCGCTTCATGAAGCATATCACTGAATGCTAGCATTTTGTTTCTGCAGGAGattgatgagctatgtgatgagTGGGAGCCAGAGCCGCTATGCCCTCCAATCAAGGAGGGGGCCAGAATAGATACTCCAATGTTGGAAAGGTTTGCACTATAGCTTGGTTTCCAATGGAGTTGTACCAGATTGTTAGTTCAAACCAGTAGTTGACCCATTGGTGTTGAAAATTTATAGCAGTCTAAAGGATCACAATTAAATAGGGTATACATTGTGGTTGTTGTTGCATGAGTAATCCTACATATCATTTCATATCTATGGATTAACTGGGTGGTCTTACTCTTGAATTTGTGGGAGTGTAAGTGCAGTTCTTATACTAGTTTCACTTAACTTAATAGTGCCATGTGTGGGACCTATTGATCTGGAACATTTACTCGCTAGATTATCTGACATTTAAACCATATACTCATGAATAAGCAGCAAGGGACTCCTTGAACCACAGAGTATCATTTTCACTTGCTACCCAAACACCTACATGGCTACATGCTTCTTGGATTGTATTCTCTCTTCTCTGATATCAGTAGGATCATCAAAGCATCTAATGTGTGCTGCTGGATGTATATTGCTAATCTTATTTCTTAGGAGGGTTTCATGACATCACAATATAAGCATGTACCTTCATTGCGCTAATAAAACAGCAATTTCATCCATGATATGCTCTCCTAGTCTGTTAGTTCCTACCGGTGTGCATACTATAATGGCATTTTATGTTTTTGTTATAGGAATAGCTATTGAACATCTCTTGTGATAGCGGTGCTCTATCTGAAGACACTCCTATACATGGAATATTCTTTTTATGGAATATCCCCTGAAATCTGTTTGAGTTATCTGTGTATATCATTTAATTCACCAGAATTTTTCTTCAGGCATTTCTGGTTTTGTGTTACAAATATGCATGCAGTATGGATTACAAACGTTTATGGTGTGAAGTAGCCATGATTGCATCATATATGAAGTTCTGAGGATCAGAATTAACCCTTCTATTCTGCTTTTATACAGTGCCGCTGGACCACATACGATTGTTGATGGTAAAGAAGTTGTGAACTTTGCATCAGCAAACTACCTTGGTTTAATTGGCAACGAAAAGATTATTGTAAGAGACAAGTCTATTGCTTgacaatgtttcaattttttttttttggaatatcTAAACGAAGTGAATGACTTTCAGGATTCTTGCATTGGTTCACTGGAGAAATATGGTGTTGGGTCTTGTGGTCCACGTGGCTTTTATGGAACAATTGGTTTGTACTATCATCCTCAGACAATGACCTTGGTTGAAAGTATAGAGGATGAACTTAACTTTCCAATGTATTCTTGCAGATGTCCATCTTGACTGTGAGTcaaaaatagctaaattcctggggACTCCAGACTCCATTCTGTATTCATATGGGATTTCTACAATATTCAGTGTGATACCTGCCTTCTGTAAGAAAGGAGATATCATAGTCGCGTAAGTTCACCTTATAAAAAATTTATGAAATTCATAAGTATTTATGAAACTTTGACTTGTTTGTTGTATTGATATCCGCATGCTTGGCCTTTTCGACACATGAATTTATCTAGCTCAGCTTTAGCACAACATTGTCGTCTCTTTCTTGTCTCTATTGATGAATTGATATTCCTGTCAGTTAATTGTACCTGGGTAGTTTTTTccattattttttttctttctcttgacTGTTCCCTTGCTAAATTTGCACCAATATTTGATGTGATTGCAGTGATGAGGGTGTTCACTGGGCAGTGCAAAATGGTCTCCATCTATCAAGAAGCACTGTGGTGTACTTCAAGCACAATGATATGGCTTCACTTGCAAGCACTTTGGAAAAACTTACTCGTGGAAATAAGCGTGCTGAAAAAATTAGACGCTACATTGTTGTAGAGTCCATTTACCAGGTGCAGTGCCTTTTCTGATTGTTTTGTGTTGATTTGTGCTGTCTTTTTTCATGTCCTTATGGAAGTTTGGAACATAAGATGTCAATTCAACCTGTACAACCTAGGCAATTCATGAAACCTCTCTTAAAGTCGTCATGGTTTGTGACCACAGAATTCTGGCCAAATTGCCCCCTTGGATGAGATTGTCAAGTTGAAGGAGAAATATCGGTTCCGTGTTATTCTGGAGGAGAGTCATTCTTTTGGGGTGCTTGGCAAGTCTGGGCGAGGCCTTGCTGAACATTATGGAGTTCCTGTGAGTATTTTGCCTCAGCTTTTCTAAATGTTTCACCATGATTCGGGAATGGtgtaaaagaaaaaaacaagcGTTATATTGCACAGTTTTCTGGGCAGTCACCAATTGGTTCATAAAATATGGATCTAGTACTTACTGGATTTCTTAAGCACATTCTTCCCTTTTCTGAAACTCTCATGCTTGTGCAGATTGAAAAAATTGATATCATCACTGCTGGAATGGGAAATGCATTAGCTACTGATGGTGGCTTTTGTACAGGAAGTGTCAGAGTTGTTGATCATCAGGTAGATGCAATACCAGATTGATGGAACATCGCTTTCTGATGTACATACTCTTGCAGTTTAGTGTTTTATTATCTGACCAAGGATATATAAATTTTTGCAGCGTCTAAGCAGCTCTGGGTATGTTTTCTCTGCATCTCTGCCACCTTATCTTGCCAGTGCTGCTGTTTCTGCCGTCAACTACCTGGAGGAGAATCCCTCAGTTCTTGCAAACCTAAGGAGCAATATTGCTCTTTTGCATAAAGGTAAGCTGAATTAACTATTTCTTTGACCAGGTCATACTTATTTGTTCATTTTTCTGGGTTAATGTGGGATAATATGGGCATAACACCGAGGCAACTACTTAACTGTAAACTTTTAAAGTATACAGAAGCCACAGTGAATTACAGTACAACTTATTTTCCCTCTGAGATCTAGGTTCCTATACCAGGGAAATATAATTAAGTTGTGAAACAAATACAAGCCATAACTACTGAGTAACCAACTGGTGGCCACCATCTCAACACTCTTTGTATTCACTCTGCAGAACTATCAGATACTCCAGGGCTTGAAATTACCAGCCATGTTCTGTCACCTATCGTCTTCCTTAAGCTGAAGAAATCGACTGGTTCTCCTACGACGGATCTAGACCTTCTTGAAACTATTGCTGACAAGGTAAGTTCGAATCAACTCTAATAGAATTTCAAGCTGCAGTTTATATGACTTTTCGCAAGCATCTGTTTACACATTCTTTCCCCAAACAGGTCTTGAAGGAAGATTCAGTTTTCATTGTGACATCAAAGAAGTCAAATCTGGATAGGTGCAAACTCCCCATTGGAATCCGCCTGTTTGTATCAGCTGGACATACTGAATCAGACATCTCCAGGCTTTCCTCATCCTTGAAGAGGGTTTCTGCATCAGTTCTTTCAGACTATTGATCTACATCGGATTCCCTTGAAGACGAAAGCCATCCATTTTCTACGCTCTTTGTACTCTAGGCCGTGTGTGTTTGGTAAATGTACATAACCTGTACATTTCTACATGTTATGAATTCACCTTGTTGCTCATACCCATACTACATGCAAAATAAAATTTTGTAGAACAGTGATGTTGAAGAATAGTGCGTTTGTGCTGTACATCTTGCTGATTTCCATGCAGTGATGATTTCCCCTGTAACTTCACCCACAAAATATTGGCCGTCTTGCCTATCTGAATCCACATACGAGCTGTTCTTTTTTATTGGAAGATGAACGGACTTGCATTTTCAAACAATTGAACATCCACCTCAGCTGTGTTGTTAATTAGACTCATTGCTTCATTGACCAAGAATCCAAGATGACAAGCCTGTTCATGCACATTCTTTTTGTGACATCGGAGGAGCGGAATCTGGATACGTGGAAACTTCCTGTTGGAATCCGCCCATTTATATCAGCTGGCCATACTGAAAAAGACATCTCCTCGCTTTCTCAATCCTTGAGGGTTTCTGCGTCGGTTCTTTCAGATTTTACTTTTGATCCACGCCGGATTCCGGAAGACGAAAGCGACCTCTTTGTCTTCGTGCTGTGTGCTCTAGGCCCGTTTTGGCTTAGATGGATTCACCTTGTTGCTCGTACCAATTTTGTAGAACAGTTGGCTGATGTTGGAGAATAGTAGTGTGTTTGTGCTGTACTGCACATCTCGGCATCTCGGAATATCGAGTATATACTATATAGTAATGATTTTCCCTGCAACCTCACCTAACAGTGGCCGAGTGGCCATCTTGCGCCCTGTAATTCTGAATCCACGTACGAGCTGTTTGTTCCTTTTTATTTAGAAGCCCATTATTTATGACCATTGACCGAGATGACAAGTGTTAGAACAACTTAGAGCATCACTCCAACCGTTTACAAAATATAGCGTCTAGAAGATAGAAGGTAATTTTACATCGAAAATCTAAACTACTTTTTTTTTAAACAAAGCAATCATTTTATTGCCTTCTCACCGGTTCACTTGAGTCCCGAGTTACCCAAGAATATACAAACTTTGGGAGGGGATCAGTCCATTCATGGGATTGATCCGGGTCCCAACTCAAGCCAACACGAGCAAGTTCATGAGCACAACTATTACAAGATCGTGGTGCATAGACCACATCTACATGCACAAAATTCATAGAAATAAGAAATTTCGCTTCTCTAATGAGAACACAGCAGCTGGAGAACACACTAGACTGAAGAGCCTGTACCAGAATTGTTGAGTCTGATTCTAGGATAATATGAGACATACCTTGATCCATCGCTGTAGTAAGAGTTGCAAGGCAACCATGGATCTCCGCGCTTAAGGCATCATGCAGCACATTGATTCTCCCTGCACCGGCTAACATTGCTAATCCATCATGATCCCTCTCAATGAAACTCCATGCACCTTTCCTCTCTTCCTGTGAAAAAGCCCCATCAAAAGTGATCTTCAGGATGTCAATTGGTGGTGGAGTCCAGGCTGATTTCAATTTGGCTTCCTTATTCTGCTTCTTCTGTATATACAGACTTATATCAGATCTCAAGGCTTGGGCTTCCCATGTACATCGATAGTCCTAGATATTTCTCATTCAATGCCTCTGTTGTGATTCCCAGGGATGCCATAAATTGATTTTTCTCTAAACTTTTGGTGTTCTTGCTGAACATCACTGAGGACTTCTTATTGATCGTTTGCCCCGAGCAATCTTCGTACAAAGAGAGAATATTTTGCAGATGAGTTGCACTCCATTCATCAACTTTAAATTacattaaccatttttatacttTATTTCTCTCTGATACATTTACATCAGGAATCTTGTCCTGTTTTTTTCTTCCCCACGTCCTTCCACCTCAGATTGGGGTGACGATAAGCGTGCCTAACTTTACATGTGTGGGGGTGATTTTTTTCAAGTGCCAAAAGATTTGGAGATGGATTTAGGAGTTATCagagatgagttttttttttcaatcttgccaaaattTCTAGATTGGTAGACTTTTTGGGTACTCTTGGTGATGCTCTTAGTCAGAAAACAGATAACCCGCACATGCGCTTATTAAATGGCATCCTGCAAGCACTTAGGCATGTTTGTAAAACGTTTTTGTGTGTTCCAGGAGTTTGAAATGACCATCATTTGCATAGTTAAAAAGTATATGTTTAGAATGAATCATAGCTCATGCCTTTACCTAGATGCTTAGAATGAACCATTGCTCACGACTTACTCCTACCTtgtgaaatattttttttttatgaGAGCGGCAACTCGCAGAAAGGACAAAAGAAGAGACTTTTCATTCAAGTGCGCTGACCGAACACATGCGCGCGCATGTGGCCTACTCGGCAGGCTACGACGCTGCACATGCGTTGAGGTTAGGAATTAATATTTGATACGGTAGCATTTTTAtttgtatttaataattattgtttaattatagtctaactaggcttaaaagattcatctcgtaatttacaatcaaactgtgtaattagttattttttttatctaaatttaatactctatacatgtgtccaaagatttgatgtgaaggtgagagagtgaaaaaacttataaTCTAAACAAGCCATGGGAGAAATGGATCTCGCATCTTCCGACGCCTAGCTTAGAAAAAGGTTCAGTCGAGAGTCGAGACCATCTTTATTACGCATATATAATTATCTAACACATTAGAGGTGTAGTCTTAAATTTATACGGTAATTTTTCTTTCTAAATGTTACTCATATGTTAAATGCATACGTAAGCCAGTTTTAAAGGGGAGTTTCATAGTATTGTTTCCAAGAATATCACCTTAAATAAAATGCAATGAAACTTCAATAAAAACAACCACTCTCAACACATAGTTTCATTTCATTGTTTCATAAACATTTAATCCCATGACTCATTACGAATTTGTAATTGTGCTAAGAGAATTTCATCCCTGTAAAACTCACTTCTTCTCTCTTTTTAAATACGGTGCTACCTTATCAAAATATTTACGTGACAACATATTAAATGTGAATAAAACTTTCAGAGACGGACCTAATTACTGCTCGTCTCCCCTGCATTTTCCCGGGCTCAGGGccaaattttttactttttaaccattttttaagtttctcataaatagacttctggaggaaagatttcagaatctgaatccttagctcggcgtcatcaATACTGGTACCGAGCTAACACATCTCGACGCCAGCGTCTCCAACGCTGAACTCTTGGGCTCAACACTGACGTGGCACCAGCTCGACGCCGCTGGCGCTGAGCTTAGCACCCTGATTTTGCCATGTGTTGTCAGAATGTCAGCTACGAAACGCGTAGGCTCCACATGCGATGTGCGTCAGTGCGTGTGGCCACTGGATCTTGTTTAGTTGACGAAATTTTTTAAAAATGGTattatagcactttcgttgttatttggtaattagtgtctaatcatagtctaattaggcttaaaaaattcgtctcgtaaatttcgtctaaactgtgtaattagttttattttttatttatatttaatgcttcatgcatgcgttaaagattcgatgtgatgggaaatcttaaaaaattttgcaaaattttagaaAGTATACGGGCACTAGCACCCAAATCGTTTGTTCATTGGAatgtactccatccgttccaaaatatctgtcgctttcgcttcccgagaaataactttgataaaatatatattacaaaaatattaatatttatggtacataattagtatcattggaaagatctttgaatctagttttttaaataaatttatttagagatacaaatgttcgTACGTATTTtatacaaatcgagtcaaacttatgGCACGAAAACCGAAAACGACAGATAATATGGGACAGAAGGAGTACGTAGTACTAGTAATTTTGTATACATTTTCTAGGAGACACTAATCACGCAATCGTTTGTTCATTGCAATAAACAGCGTGATCGACTGGGACTGGCTGGCTGGGTGGGCTAGCCAGCACCCTCACATAGACACTATTCCAATaaaccagccaacaatacttctctctcacataaacaaATCAACGACGATAaactagccaaccgaacaggccaaAAGCACGCAAATCTGTTGAATTCAATGAGGCACTTCAATTCTCCAACCACCTCTTTGTTGGGTTGTTGGCGCATTCACTTGCGCCCTCGCGCTCGCCGCTACCACGCATGCACCTAGGCCGGCTAGCTCAGGCCTGCTCCTCTATGTAAAGGCACTGTGGCTGCTTCAATTCGGCGTCGCTGTCCCTCCATCCATCCGGCCTATATGTACCGTGAACGTCAGTCACACCTACCACCCACCGTGCTTTGCATGCTCCCCGGCCATCTCCTCCTCGCTCTTACATCATGTTTGGTTCTTCTGAGGGCCTGTTCGGAACAAAAAAAAACATGAGGTATGATTAAAAGAGATGAATACCTgttttattattaaaatatttgtCATTACAACATCAAATTTTAATTAACAAATAAATATATGTGTAAAGTTTTTTTTGCAAGGAGTAAAGGAAAATAGTAACAATTTAATATAATTAATAGACATGTGATTGTTCCATGGCGGGAGCAAGACAGGAATAAACAAGCACGGACAGCAGCCGTGATTAGCAAGATAGGACTAAAACAGAATAGTAATGTGTGGCAGATTAATTTGCTAACATATAGTTTAAAAACATTTATGTGATTACAAATCAAATTTACCATTTTAATTGTTTCTGGCACGTAGGATCTGTTGTTGGTCAAAAGATGGAAAACTCTATGGTGTCTCACATAAAAATATTGAACTCATTCAGGGCTTGTTTGGAATGGAGGATtttcaaaggaaaaataaaagatTGAATTCCATAGGAAAGTTTCGTCCACTTggtgtttggaacaaaggaatgtTGCATTCCTTTTTAAAGGAAAGGCTAACCTTGCTTCACAAAACATAGGGAAAAAAACATCCAAGGAAAGagaaaaatttctacaatatttTCTCAAGCTTTCAACCATGAAAGCTTTGTTTCTTAGGCACATGTGACATTTTTGTTTTCCTGTGATCCAAACACCCTAAAGTTTTTATTCCTGTGTTTTTAAATCCTATAGTTTTCGACTTTTTACTCTACTCTATTTCTACGCTTTTTTCTATTCCTTCGTTTtgtattcctgcgttccaaacagtcCCTCAGTGTTGTTTGTTCTTATCCAAACCTTCCCTTCTTTTAACGTTATCCGTTCAGAGCGCAGACGGGACGGCAGAGCGCGTGGGCGCAGCGCAGAGCACGGCCGCACGTACACGGTACACGTCACCTCAGGCATCACGTCTCGGCTCCGCGCTTGGCACCCAGTGTGTCCACATGTCCCTCAGGCACCACGCACGGGGCACCGGGCAGCACAGCTGTGCATACGGCCACGGCGTTggggtgtttggcttctacatgtCTCCACCTAAAATTTTTGTCACattaaatatttatatatatatatatatcaagtattaaatatagactaattacgaaactaattacacaacttacgactaatttattagacgaatcttttaagcctaattagttcatgatttgacgacatgttgctacagtaaacatatgctaatgacagattaattaggcttaaaaaatcgtctcgcaaattagtctctatCCATGTagttggttttataattaatctatatttaatactctttattagtatctaaacattcgattcgatatgaattttaggagcgactaaagaatcaAACACCCCTGTATATATATAGCAGGCCATGTGTCCGACGACTTTGCTGAGTCTACTGCTATCAAGTCTCTGCTAGCAGTACTGCGTAGCTAGCACATGGTGCCGTGCTAGGCGAGCCGTGCAACGCGTGCACGTAGACGATTGGCGCCATATATCTTGGCGTCAGCGTCTATGATGTCGAGCTGACGCCATATCAGCGTCGAGCCCAAGTGCTTGACGTCAAGAACACTGGCGTCAAGACGTGTTAGCTCGATGTCAGCATTCCCGCTAAGAATCCAGATTCTAAAATTTTTCCTCCCAGTATTTATTTTCTAAAAAACttaaaataaaaagtaaaaagtaaaaaattcggggcTCATGGCTCCGGCGGTCCGGACCCGGCCAGCACGTGGTGCCGTCCTCGGCCGGTCGGCCCCGACTCCGACAACGATGCTGCATTGTTCCACACGCGGAAGAGACCTGGACAAACATTGAACACCTCCAGTCCTTCACGCCAGGCCGCCAGCCGCTGCGTCAACCGTCCTCCGTGCACGGCGCACGAGT
It encodes:
- the LOC136502810 gene encoding long chain base biosynthesis protein 1a-like; its protein translation is MDMALPVVNATAAVLARVSAAFNAPLARAVVFGVHIDGHLVVEGLLIAVIVFQLFRKSYKPPKKPLTEKEIDELCDEWEPEPLCPPIKEGARIDTPMLESAAGPHTIVDGKEVVNFASANYLGLIGNEKIIDSCIGSLEKYGVGSCGPRGFYGTIDVHLDCESKIAKFLGTPDSILYSYGISTIFSVIPAFCKKGDIIVADEGVHWAVQNGLHLSRSTVVYFKHNDMASLASTLEKLTRGNKRAEKIRRYIVVESIYQNSGQIAPLDEIVKLKEKYRFRVILEESHSFGVLGKSGRGLAEHYGVPIEKIDIITAGMGNALATDGGFCTGSVRVVDHQRLSSSGYVFSASLPPYLASAAVSAVNYLEENPSVLANLRSNIALLHKELSDTPGLEITSHVLSPIVFLKLKKSTGSPTTDLDLLETIADKVLKEDSVFIVTSKKSNLDRCKLPIGIRLFVSAGHTESDISRLSSSLKRVSASVLSDY